A single window of Caldicellulosiruptor bescii DSM 6725 DNA harbors:
- a CDS encoding lysophospholipid acyltransferase family protein, which produces MKYNFFLNLIRKVAFIILKCIFFIRVEGKENIPEGPFIICANHRSYLDPVLIILIFDRRVYFMAKSELFKIWWLAPIIKAFGAFPVKRGKSDIGAIKKAIEVIRSGNILGIFPEGKRNRTKEIILKGEKGVATVIKATGAKVLPVGISGKVVPFGRIKVRIGRPMEFRDNSMDNQEIVDTIMNEIKELILK; this is translated from the coding sequence ATGAAGTATAATTTTTTTCTCAACCTTATTCGGAAGGTTGCTTTTATCATTTTAAAGTGTATCTTTTTCATAAGAGTTGAAGGGAAAGAAAATATACCAGAAGGTCCTTTTATTATCTGCGCAAATCACAGAAGTTATCTTGATCCAGTTTTGATTATACTTATATTCGACAGGCGAGTATATTTTATGGCCAAAAGTGAACTTTTTAAAATATGGTGGCTTGCACCAATCATCAAAGCTTTTGGAGCTTTCCCTGTCAAGCGTGGCAAAAGCGATATTGGAGCAATAAAAAAAGCTATAGAGGTTATAAGGTCTGGCAATATTCTGGGTATTTTCCCAGAAGGAAAAAGAAACAGGACAAAAGAAATTATTTTAAAAGGTGAAAAAGGCGTTGCAACTGTAATTAAAGCAACAGGTGCAAAGGTCTTACCAGTTGGTATTTCTGGAAAGGTAGTTCCATTTGGTAGGATAAAAGTGAGAATCGGAAGGCCAATGGAATTTAGAGATAATAGTATGGATAATCAAGAGATTGTTGATACAATTATGAATGAAATTAAAGAACTTATCCTAAAATAA
- a CDS encoding MurR/RpiR family transcriptional regulator codes for MTYDLEARIIELMPEFSKGQKKIAQFILEHGEKAAYMTALALGNSVGVSESTVVRFAERLGFEGYPEFQRALQELMKSKLTSVQRVELSASRINEKEVLKSVLLSDMDKIKQTLEQIDENVFNHVVDEIVNAKRIYIIGIRSSAALADFLGFYLNMILDNVKVITTSGISDIFEQVFRITSDDLIIGISFPRYSKRTLKVLQYAKKQGAKIVSLTDSKISPLCKYSDYVLICRSDMVSFADSLVAPLSVINALIVATGLRKKEEVAKTLEKLEEIWDEFQVYEKENR; via the coding sequence ATGACTTATGATTTAGAAGCAAGGATAATTGAGCTTATGCCAGAGTTTAGTAAAGGGCAGAAAAAAATTGCTCAGTTTATTTTAGAACATGGAGAAAAAGCAGCATATATGACAGCACTTGCGCTTGGCAATTCAGTTGGTGTAAGTGAATCCACTGTTGTAAGATTTGCTGAGAGGCTTGGTTTTGAAGGTTACCCTGAGTTCCAGCGAGCTTTACAAGAGCTTATGAAAAGCAAGCTTACGTCAGTGCAAAGGGTAGAACTTTCTGCAAGTAGAATAAACGAAAAAGAGGTTTTAAAAAGTGTTCTCCTTTCTGACATGGACAAGATAAAGCAGACATTAGAACAGATAGACGAAAATGTTTTCAACCATGTTGTGGATGAGATAGTAAATGCAAAAAGGATATACATTATTGGAATTAGAAGTTCAGCAGCATTGGCTGATTTTTTAGGTTTTTATTTAAATATGATTTTGGACAATGTCAAGGTTATCACAACAAGTGGCATCAGTGATATTTTCGAACAGGTATTTAGAATTACAAGTGATGATTTAATAATTGGTATTAGTTTCCCGAGGTATTCAAAGCGCACTTTAAAGGTTTTGCAGTATGCAAAAAAACAGGGTGCTAAGATAGTTTCACTTACAGATAGCAAAATATCACCTCTATGTAAGTACAGTGACTATGTTCTTATTTGCAGAAGTGATATGGTGTCGTTTGCTGATTCGCTGGTAGCACCGCTGAGTGTAATAAACGCATTAATTGTTGCGACAGGTCTTAGGAAAAAAGAAGAGGTTGCAAAGACACTTGAAAAACTTGAAGAAATATGGGACGAGTTTCAGGTATATGAAAAGGAAAACAGGTGA
- the cmk gene encoding (d)CMP kinase, translated as MKKINIAIDGPAGAGKSTISKLLASQLGYIHIDTGAMYRAVGLKVLKNNISPHDRKKIVEILNSTDIQIKLVDGRQLVFLDGEDVTEKIRQPEVSMYASDVSKIREVRERLVKMQQELAKQKGVIMDGRDIGTHVLPNAELKIFLTATAEERAKRRFLELKQKGYDVDYYQLLDEIKKRDQNDMTREFAPLRVAEDAIVIDSTSLSIEEVLQKVLELFYKVVKNEV; from the coding sequence ATGAAGAAGATTAACATTGCAATTGATGGTCCTGCAGGAGCAGGAAAAAGTACAATTTCAAAGCTTTTAGCAAGCCAGCTTGGATATATTCATATTGATACAGGGGCAATGTACAGAGCTGTGGGGCTCAAAGTATTAAAGAACAATATCTCTCCGCATGACAGAAAAAAAATTGTTGAGATTTTAAACTCAACTGATATACAAATAAAACTTGTGGATGGCAGGCAGCTTGTCTTTTTAGATGGTGAAGATGTCACAGAAAAAATTCGCCAGCCCGAGGTTTCAATGTATGCATCTGACGTGTCAAAAATAAGAGAAGTACGAGAAAGACTTGTAAAGATGCAACAAGAATTAGCAAAACAAAAAGGGGTTATAATGGACGGAAGAGATATAGGAACTCATGTTCTACCAAATGCTGAGCTAAAAATCTTTTTAACAGCCACGGCAGAGGAAAGAGCAAAGAGAAGGTTTTTGGAACTGAAGCAAAAAGGCTATGATGTAGATTACTATCAACTTTTAGATGAAATAAAGAAAAGGGATCAAAATGATATGACAAGAGAGTTTGCCCCTTTGAGAGTAGCTGAGGATGCCATTGTCATAGATTCGACTTCTCTTTCAATTGAAGAGGTCTTGCAAAAGGTTTTAGAGCTTTTTTACAAGGTGGTCAAAAATGAAGTATAA
- a CDS encoding YpmA family protein yields MENEKLELISSMEFEENVPIYKIIDFLNKSLKDKNIIVGLSRNHNKIVISIYQT; encoded by the coding sequence ATGGAAAACGAAAAGCTTGAACTTATCTCTTCAATGGAATTTGAAGAAAATGTTCCAATCTATAAAATAATAGATTTTCTTAATAAAAGTTTGAAAGACAAAAATATTATTGTGGGGCTTTCAAGAAACCACAATAAGATTGTTATAAGTATATACCAAACATAA
- the ispH gene encoding 4-hydroxy-3-methylbut-2-enyl diphosphate reductase, whose translation MIIKVAQSAGFCFGVQRAVEGVLAWAKANKGKSIKVYGMLIHNSYVIDKLKDLGVKVVEDIEQIGKEDIIFIRSHGVSMEEYAEIEKRADKVYDFTCPYVKKIHEIVMEHSVNGYDIIVVGDMNHPEVKGIVGHVGNNRKCFVVDSIEKVKEAINQIEGKAAVVCQTTFDGKKWSEIREFLESHTNYKVFDTICKATINRQKEAQELAQHVDIMLVVGDKKSSNTNKLYKLLKEIKPTFFIEKVEDLDSIKLDSYIKSIGVTAGASTSPEQIEEVVKHLEEKFNEMNLKDFERLIDRSFLTVQRGEVVNGRIIKVEEDYLLVDIGYKAEGIIYKDEVIKNGNVNLKDLFKIGEVIEAVVIKESDEEGNVVLSKYRADILHGFEELLSKYENKETVRVIVKSIKEKSIVCDFRGTNVYVPISQWGEDVQTSDIGKIFEIEITDVSKEKKIAFGSRKSLLKQREEERFIKQINSLDFSREYEGTVVEIREKGIVVNFENLRGFVPASEIGYLKKGAGIKKLFELGEKVKVKILDIDKNKKQIYLSVKKTQDDEWIKKIKNLYLGMLVDCEVTKVLPFGLVVWITEHDVDGFVHVSNIPLGYNQRPHNLYKVGDSLRAKVIEIDEEKRRIALSLKDLHEEENIDTEHNEDFVITLADFVKNIKLEQ comes from the coding sequence ATGATTATTAAGGTTGCGCAAAGCGCTGGATTTTGTTTTGGTGTTCAAAGGGCAGTAGAAGGCGTTTTGGCATGGGCGAAAGCAAATAAGGGAAAATCTATAAAGGTGTATGGAATGTTAATACATAATAGTTATGTTATAGATAAATTGAAAGATTTAGGTGTAAAAGTTGTAGAGGATATTGAGCAAATTGGGAAAGAAGATATAATTTTTATTCGTTCTCACGGTGTTTCAATGGAGGAGTATGCCGAGATTGAAAAAAGGGCAGATAAAGTTTATGACTTTACATGCCCATATGTTAAAAAGATTCACGAGATTGTAATGGAACATTCAGTGAACGGGTATGATATAATTGTTGTTGGAGATATGAACCATCCTGAAGTAAAAGGAATTGTTGGGCATGTTGGAAATAATAGAAAATGTTTTGTTGTAGATAGCATTGAAAAAGTAAAAGAAGCGATTAATCAAATTGAAGGCAAAGCTGCAGTTGTCTGTCAGACCACGTTTGACGGAAAAAAATGGAGTGAAATAAGAGAATTTTTAGAGTCTCATACAAATTATAAAGTGTTCGATACCATATGCAAAGCAACAATAAACAGGCAAAAGGAAGCACAAGAGCTTGCCCAGCATGTAGACATAATGTTGGTGGTCGGTGATAAGAAAAGTTCTAATACCAACAAATTGTATAAGCTTCTGAAGGAGATAAAACCCACATTTTTTATTGAAAAAGTTGAAGATTTAGATTCAATAAAATTAGATAGCTATATAAAAAGCATTGGGGTGACAGCAGGTGCTTCCACTTCTCCTGAACAGATTGAAGAGGTGGTAAAACATCTGGAAGAAAAGTTTAATGAGATGAATCTGAAAGATTTTGAGAGACTTATTGATAGAAGCTTTTTGACAGTGCAAAGAGGTGAAGTTGTAAATGGCAGGATAATAAAAGTTGAGGAAGATTATCTACTTGTTGATATTGGTTACAAGGCAGAGGGTATAATTTACAAAGACGAGGTTATCAAGAATGGAAATGTAAATTTGAAGGACCTGTTTAAGATAGGTGAGGTAATTGAAGCAGTAGTGATAAAAGAGTCAGATGAAGAAGGAAATGTGGTTTTATCAAAGTATCGGGCAGATATACTTCACGGGTTTGAAGAGCTGCTTTCAAAATATGAAAATAAAGAAACTGTAAGAGTAATTGTTAAGTCAATTAAAGAAAAAAGCATTGTTTGTGATTTTAGAGGTACAAATGTTTATGTGCCAATTTCTCAGTGGGGTGAAGATGTTCAAACTTCTGATATAGGAAAGATATTTGAAATAGAAATCACAGATGTCAGCAAAGAAAAAAAGATCGCTTTTGGAAGTCGAAAATCTTTGTTAAAACAAAGAGAAGAGGAGAGATTTATTAAACAGATTAATTCTTTAGATTTTTCCAGAGAATACGAGGGCACTGTAGTTGAGATAAGAGAAAAAGGCATTGTGGTAAATTTTGAGAACCTACGAGGTTTTGTACCTGCAAGTGAAATTGGATATTTGAAAAAAGGTGCAGGAATTAAAAAATTATTTGAACTTGGCGAAAAAGTCAAGGTGAAGATTCTTGATATAGACAAGAATAAAAAACAGATTTATCTTAGCGTAAAAAAGACTCAAGATGATGAGTGGATAAAAAAGATTAAAAACTTGTATTTGGGAATGCTTGTTGACTGTGAAGTGACAAAGGTGTTACCTTTTGGACTTGTTGTATGGATTACAGAACATGATGTTGATGGTTTTGTTCACGTTTCAAATATTCCCCTTGGATACAACCAAAGACCACATAACCTGTATAAAGTTGGAGATAGCTTGAGAGCAAAGGTTATAGAGATTGATGAAGAAAAGCGAAGGATTGCGTTGTCTTTAAAAGATTTGCACGAAGAAGAAAACATAGATACTGAGCATAATGAAGACTTTGTGATAACACTCGCTGATTTTGTGAAGAATATAAAGTTAGAACAATAA
- a CDS encoding histidine phosphatase family protein, translating into MKRIYLVRHGETDWNKLNLVQGSIDTELNSTGIEQAKKIAERLKNKKIDIIFSSTLKRAYTTASYIKSYHPQTLFETSEKLNEINFGEWEGLSFEELEKKYSQTYLMWKDNPDKAIFPGEGNLNVVMKRVKSFYDEVLQKDYSNIVVVTHGGIVKLSIIHLLNLPLDFYKKCWIGNASLSIVDIKGERTMLSLLNDMSHLTSEHVRPII; encoded by the coding sequence TTGAAAAGAATTTATTTGGTAAGACATGGTGAGACTGACTGGAATAAGCTCAACCTTGTTCAAGGTTCAATTGACACAGAGCTTAATTCAACTGGTATTGAACAGGCAAAAAAGATTGCTGAGAGGCTTAAAAATAAGAAGATTGATATAATATTTTCAAGTACATTAAAAAGGGCTTATACTACGGCAAGTTATATAAAATCTTATCATCCCCAAACTTTATTTGAAACTTCTGAAAAACTCAATGAGATAAATTTTGGCGAGTGGGAAGGTTTGAGCTTTGAGGAGCTTGAAAAGAAATACTCTCAGACATACTTGATGTGGAAAGACAATCCCGATAAGGCCATATTCCCAGGTGAAGGCAATCTCAATGTTGTTATGAAAAGAGTTAAAAGTTTTTATGATGAGGTTTTGCAGAAAGATTATAGTAATATTGTAGTTGTTACTCACGGTGGGATAGTAAAACTTTCAATCATACATCTTTTGAACCTTCCTCTTGATTTTTACAAAAAGTGCTGGATTGGGAATGCAAGTTTGAGTATTGTTGATATAAAAGGAGAAAGGACAATGTTAAGTCTTCTTAATGATATGTCTCATTTAACATCAGAACACGTTCGTCCAATAATTTAA
- a CDS encoding PRC-barrel domain-containing protein → MKNKPVLNLDNKITGKVEDMLLRDDKVIGFKVRVKNSFKIPSCAYVPTEDIESINNQLMIVRSIHTSIDSFPFLRAQEIFLKEVIDENGFLIGIVIDIIFNAENFKIVEYQVSESIWSYIKNKKIILSPEEIILRENKILS, encoded by the coding sequence TTGAAAAACAAACCCGTCCTTAATTTAGATAACAAGATAACAGGAAAAGTAGAAGACATGTTACTCAGAGATGACAAGGTGATTGGGTTTAAAGTACGAGTCAAAAATTCATTTAAAATACCATCGTGCGCATATGTGCCGACAGAGGACATTGAGTCTATAAACAATCAACTTATGATTGTCCGCAGCATTCATACTTCCATTGACAGCTTTCCATTTTTAAGAGCACAAGAAATTTTTTTGAAAGAAGTAATAGACGAAAATGGGTTTTTGATAGGGATTGTAATTGACATTATATTTAACGCAGAGAACTTTAAAATTGTAGAATATCAGGTTTCAGAGAGTATTTGGAGTTATATAAAAAATAAAAAAATAATATTGAGCCCTGAGGAAATAATATTAAGAGAAAATAAAATATTAAGCTGA
- the aroH gene encoding chorismate mutase gives MVFAIRGATTVENDCKEEIVKCTQELLNEIILRNNLKKEEIVFILFTMTKDLKSAFPAYAARLMGFVDIPLICAQELDIEGALSRCIRLLMLVQRDNSFTPKHVYLKEATKLREDLTCEKGEDL, from the coding sequence TTGGTTTTTGCAATAAGAGGTGCTACAACTGTTGAGAATGATTGCAAAGAGGAGATTGTCAAATGTACTCAAGAACTTTTGAATGAAATTATACTTAGAAACAATCTTAAAAAAGAAGAGATTGTTTTTATTTTGTTTACAATGACCAAAGACCTAAAATCGGCTTTTCCAGCATATGCAGCAAGACTCATGGGATTTGTGGATATTCCTCTTATATGTGCTCAAGAGCTTGACATTGAAGGAGCGCTAAGTAGATGTATTAGGCTTCTTATGCTTGTCCAAAGAGATAATAGCTTTACTCCTAAACATGTTTATTTGAAAGAAGCAACAAAACTCAGGGAAGACTTAACTTGCGAGAAAGGTGAAGATTTATGA
- a CDS encoding HutP family protein, which produces MVEKKEFGSKDVSRAAILMALSQNRQEEKKIQEDFSKIGIRCAAVDFGGEFITSVMKIVEKAVVAAKREGVINEVHQEEGAVAGATREAISQIMQKAIGLNVGGKIGIARFEEHVAVAIFFGIGLLHLNEVAIGLGHRVI; this is translated from the coding sequence GTGGTGGAAAAAAAAGAGTTTGGTAGCAAGGATGTTTCAAGAGCAGCTATTTTGATGGCCTTGAGCCAGAATAGACAAGAAGAAAAGAAGATTCAAGAAGATTTTTCTAAAATAGGAATAAGATGTGCAGCAGTAGATTTTGGTGGAGAATTTATAACCTCTGTTATGAAAATTGTTGAAAAAGCAGTTGTTGCTGCCAAGAGAGAAGGTGTTATAAACGAGGTACATCAAGAGGAAGGAGCTGTTGCAGGAGCAACAAGAGAAGCAATATCTCAAATTATGCAAAAAGCAATTGGCCTTAATGTGGGTGGGAAGATTGGCATTGCAAGGTTTGAAGAGCATGTTGCAGTTGCCATATTTTTTGGGATAGGACTTTTACATTTAAATGAGGTGGCAATAGGACTTGGTCATAGAGTTATATAA
- a CDS encoding AI-2E family transporter: protein MHIIKLVKRYFTDILFIALIAIVIYFFTNMKAFWPILIPFLIALFLSYLLKPCVDFLETKIRSRDISILISFAIIFGITIMVFVYFIPLFVSETKQLIQNIPDYIILIQKWFFEIDSKLLNKLNIDIKEILNANSINIEGISKQTLSIFLNIVKSISSNILYYLLIPIISFYILRDWKRLVMWIKWLLPEKYRKEGLYIFVDINRVLHQYIRGQLLDAFIVGLLSFVGFSLLSVRYAALLGVITGIGNLIPYFGPIFSSIPAVIIALSDSYIKAILVVIFLVLLQQVDSFIISPRVIGSKVGLHPLTIIIVIILANKIFGFIAMFFAIPIAAVIKIIFINIMKRIKSEKIE, encoded by the coding sequence GTGCACATAATAAAATTGGTCAAAAGATATTTTACAGATATATTGTTCATAGCTCTAATTGCAATTGTTATCTATTTTTTTACTAATATGAAGGCATTTTGGCCGATTCTGATTCCATTTTTGATTGCACTATTTTTGTCATATCTCTTAAAACCTTGCGTAGATTTTTTAGAAACAAAGATTCGGTCAAGAGATATCTCAATCCTGATTTCGTTTGCAATAATCTTTGGTATCACCATTATGGTATTTGTATATTTTATTCCTTTATTTGTTAGCGAAACTAAGCAGCTTATCCAAAACATTCCTGATTATATAATACTAATTCAAAAATGGTTTTTTGAGATTGATTCTAAACTTTTGAATAAACTAAACATTGATATTAAAGAAATACTAAACGCTAATTCAATCAATATCGAAGGAATTTCCAAACAAACATTATCAATATTTTTAAACATTGTAAAGAGTATTTCCTCTAACATTTTGTATTATCTTCTTATTCCTATTATATCTTTTTATATCCTGAGGGATTGGAAAAGGTTAGTCATGTGGATAAAATGGTTATTACCCGAGAAATACAGAAAAGAAGGACTTTATATCTTTGTTGATATAAATAGGGTTCTTCATCAGTATATTCGAGGGCAGCTTCTTGATGCCTTTATAGTTGGACTGCTCAGCTTTGTAGGATTTTCTCTGCTTTCTGTAAGATATGCAGCTCTTTTGGGTGTAATAACTGGTATTGGCAATTTGATTCCCTATTTTGGACCAATATTTAGCAGTATTCCAGCAGTGATAATAGCACTTTCTGACTCTTACATAAAGGCTATATTGGTTGTGATTTTTTTAGTCCTACTTCAGCAAGTTGACAGTTTTATCATATCCCCACGAGTTATTGGTTCAAAAGTCGGGCTTCATCCTCTTACCATAATTATAGTTATAATCTTAGCAAACAAAATATTTGGGTTTATTGCAATGTTCTTTGCTATTCCTATTGCTGCAGTAATAAAAATTATATTTATTAATATCATGAAAAGGATAAAATCTGAGAAGATTGAGTGA